Proteins encoded by one window of Swingsia samuiensis:
- a CDS encoding tRNA1(Val) (adenine(37)-N6)-methyltransferase — MAASIRAKPGETILEGGCGAGAALLCLAARLPNIHGIGIEKDPDTAELASYNFLQNQHLPSAQNLSVIQAHIPHLPKSLRAIAPTPNGRFHHVMANPPWHSPHGALSPDHRRRLALSTYENDPKEWVKSLTQWVLPKGSLTFIVSTAITDQVCQALLENKCGSLEVYPFWPKQGKESKLVLIKAIYEGRGVFKLHAGLILHKENGSFTEAADQILRHGKALVF; from the coding sequence ATGGCGGCGTCAATTCGCGCAAAACCTGGCGAGACTATTCTGGAAGGAGGATGTGGAGCGGGAGCCGCTCTTCTCTGTCTGGCAGCCCGCCTTCCTAATATTCATGGGATAGGAATCGAAAAAGACCCTGATACAGCCGAATTGGCGTCTTACAATTTTTTACAAAATCAACATCTTCCTAGTGCGCAGAACCTCTCCGTTATTCAAGCACACATTCCCCATCTACCGAAATCTTTACGTGCTATAGCTCCAACACCCAATGGTCGCTTTCACCATGTTATGGCTAATCCCCCTTGGCATAGCCCTCATGGTGCTTTATCTCCAGATCACCGAAGGCGTTTAGCTCTCAGCACCTACGAAAATGATCCCAAGGAATGGGTGAAATCTTTAACCCAATGGGTTCTTCCTAAAGGATCTCTCACCTTTATCGTATCAACGGCCATTACAGATCAGGTCTGTCAGGCTTTATTAGAAAATAAGTGTGGTTCTTTAGAGGTTTATCCCTTCTGGCCCAAACAGGGCAAAGAATCAAAGCTGGTTCTCATAAAAGCAATTTATGAAGGCCGTGGTGTTTTTAAACTTCATGCCGGTTTAATCCTACATAAAGAAAACGGCAGCTTCACAGAAGCTGCCGATCAAATTCTACGCCACGGAAAAGCGCTTGTCTTTTAA
- a CDS encoding polyprenyl synthetase family protein produces the protein MDSAKPDTALTVDKAVVKGAEGESALSALAAYLHEDMLACNRAIIERMESPVPLIPQLGAHLVAAGGKRLRPLLTLASARLCGYQPGPNHQRHVGLAACVEFIHTATLLHDDVVDESTLRRGLASANAVFGNKASVLVGDFLFARSFQLMTADGSLKVMAILSQASATIAEGEVLQMVVQNDLSTHIDRYLEVIHGKTAALFAAACRVGAVVAERPEEEEEALERFGTNLGMAFQLVDDALDYAADQQVLGKTVGDDMREGKITLPVLAAYEAGTAEDKAFWERVIEKGEQTEADLPHALNLIAKTGAIETTIARAQTYADAAVEALSIFPDNELRKMLIETVQFTVNRGR, from the coding sequence TTGGATTCTGCCAAACCGGATACCGCCTTAACTGTAGATAAAGCTGTGGTAAAGGGAGCAGAAGGGGAGAGTGCCCTCTCTGCACTTGCGGCCTATTTGCATGAAGATATGCTGGCTTGTAACCGCGCTATTATCGAACGGATGGAAAGTCCGGTTCCCTTAATTCCACAATTAGGGGCACATCTTGTTGCAGCAGGTGGGAAACGTCTTCGGCCACTATTAACGTTAGCTTCCGCGCGTTTGTGTGGATATCAACCTGGTCCGAATCACCAACGACATGTTGGTTTGGCAGCGTGTGTGGAGTTTATTCATACAGCAACATTGCTACATGATGATGTCGTGGATGAGAGCACGTTGCGTCGTGGCCTTGCTTCGGCGAATGCTGTGTTTGGAAATAAAGCATCTGTTTTGGTCGGGGACTTTTTGTTTGCTCGTTCCTTCCAGTTGATGACGGCAGATGGTTCTTTAAAAGTGATGGCCATTTTGTCCCAAGCATCCGCCACCATTGCTGAAGGCGAAGTGCTACAGATGGTGGTACAGAATGATCTTTCCACACATATAGATCGTTATCTGGAAGTCATTCATGGCAAGACAGCAGCATTATTTGCGGCAGCGTGTCGTGTTGGCGCGGTCGTAGCGGAGCGGCCCGAAGAGGAAGAAGAAGCATTGGAACGCTTTGGTACGAACCTTGGAATGGCCTTCCAGTTAGTTGATGATGCACTTGATTACGCTGCAGACCAACAAGTGTTAGGTAAAACAGTTGGGGATGATATGCGAGAAGGGAAGATAACTCTTCCCGTTCTTGCAGCTTATGAAGCCGGGACAGCCGAAGATAAGGCCTTCTGGGAGCGTGTTATTGAAAAAGGCGAACAAACAGAAGCTGATTTGCCTCATGCATTGAACTTAATTGCCAAAACAGGTGCGATTGAAACAACCATCGCGCGGGCACAAACCTATGCAGATGCAGCGGTCGAAGCGTTGTCTATTTTTCCCGACAATGAATTACGGAAAATGTTGATTGAAACCGTGCAGTTTACAGTTAATCGAGGACGTTAA
- a CDS encoding glutamate racemase — protein sequence MGVVQTLRNSYPHLQLDYLADTAFFPYGEQADEVLAPRIIDLLSQACEALSPNALVIACNTASTIALPALREKLSVPVIGCVPPIRWAGRVSQSRTIGLLATSATARRPYVLNLHREFASDCHLIIHGARKLADLAERAFLGDPIDDVEIQAELDSLFHHPHGQEIDTIGLGCTHYTFLLPALQKLAKPSITWLDPAPAVARQLQTVLEGLPVSTQQPIRPATVFTTSQPTDINKLKLAMQKLKFEHWEIFKTAP from the coding sequence ATGGGAGTTGTGCAGACTTTGCGCAACTCTTACCCCCATTTGCAACTTGATTATCTCGCTGATACGGCTTTCTTCCCTTATGGGGAACAAGCCGATGAGGTTCTCGCTCCTCGCATTATTGATTTGCTTTCTCAAGCCTGTGAGGCGCTTTCTCCCAATGCGCTTGTCATTGCATGCAATACAGCAAGCACCATTGCCTTACCGGCCTTAAGAGAAAAGCTTTCCGTTCCTGTTATCGGCTGCGTTCCCCCCATTCGTTGGGCAGGAAGAGTATCCCAATCACGGACCATCGGCCTTCTAGCAACATCGGCGACAGCCCGAAGGCCTTACGTGCTTAATTTGCACCGTGAATTCGCATCCGATTGCCATCTTATCATACATGGAGCCCGCAAACTTGCGGATTTAGCGGAACGAGCTTTCCTTGGTGATCCAATTGACGATGTGGAAATACAAGCCGAACTTGATAGCTTGTTTCACCATCCACATGGCCAAGAAATCGATACAATTGGATTAGGCTGTACGCATTATACATTCTTACTTCCAGCCTTACAAAAACTCGCTAAACCAAGCATAACATGGCTTGACCCAGCGCCAGCCGTCGCTCGTCAATTACAAACTGTTTTAGAAGGGCTTCCTGTATCCACACAGCAACCGATCCGACCTGCAACGGTTTTCACAACAAGCCAACCTACAGATATAAATAAACTCAAACTCGCCATGCAAAAGCTAAAGTTCGAGCATTGGGAAATTTTTAAAACAGCACCTTGA
- a CDS encoding orotate phosphoribosyltransferase, with amino-acid sequence MTQLGESATAGRTSWDRDAALTTARILLEINAINFRPDEPYTLTSGWKSPVYIDCRKIIFYPRARAKIMQLAVEKIERHIGHESLDAIVGGETAGIPFAAWIAERMMTPMAYVRKKPKGFGRNAQIEGDVPEGMRTLLVEDLTTDGASKIQFANALREAGAIVDHTFVIFFYGVFPGAHKTLSDMNISLHSLCTWWDVLEACAGENYFSEKDSAEVRRFLENPCEWSQKHGGVGSAEEAIAFKSKKA; translated from the coding sequence ATGACACAACTTGGAGAAAGCGCTACAGCTGGCCGCACCTCATGGGATCGCGATGCCGCTCTAACAACTGCGCGTATTCTATTAGAAATTAATGCTATTAATTTTCGACCCGATGAGCCTTACACCTTAACCTCTGGCTGGAAATCCCCTGTTTACATTGATTGTCGAAAAATCATTTTTTATCCTCGAGCACGCGCTAAAATTATGCAGCTCGCAGTTGAAAAAATTGAACGTCATATTGGCCATGAAAGCCTAGACGCCATCGTCGGTGGCGAAACAGCTGGAATCCCTTTCGCAGCCTGGATTGCCGAGCGTATGATGACGCCGATGGCGTATGTACGTAAAAAACCAAAAGGCTTTGGACGCAATGCCCAAATTGAAGGTGATGTTCCAGAAGGTATGCGTACCCTCTTGGTAGAAGATCTAACCACAGATGGCGCCTCTAAAATCCAGTTTGCTAATGCTTTGCGTGAGGCAGGCGCAATTGTAGACCATACATTTGTTATCTTCTTCTACGGCGTTTTCCCGGGAGCACATAAAACGCTATCGGATATGAATATTTCCCTGCACTCGCTCTGCACATGGTGGGATGTTCTGGAAGCGTGTGCTGGAGAAAATTATTTCTCAGAAAAAGATAGTGCAGAAGTACGCCGGTTCTTAGAAAACCCATGTGAATGGTCCCAAAAACACGGCGGAGTAGGAAGCGCAGAAGAAGCCATCGCATTCAAGTCAAAGAAGGCTTAA
- a CDS encoding citrate synthase, whose amino-acid sequence MNHNTNKNTVTIETNSSSMQAPSFQGTMGPDVIDLRSMPQNLGLYSFDPGLIGTATCSSKITFIDGEKGILLHRGYPIEELATHANFTETAYLLLYGELPTLEQYHVFKKDMNTHRLLNEQIRNFFNGFRRDAHPMAILCGTVSALSAFYHDGLNISQPEDRDLSARRLIAKTATIAAWAYKYSIGEPFIYPDEEMSFSENFLHMLFARPGNHYKVNPVLARAIDRILVLHADHEQNASTTTVRLVGSTGSNPYACISAGIAALWGPAHGGANEAALNMLKSIGTRDGIPAFLEKAKDRNSTVRLMGFGHRVYKNFDPRAKILQETCREVIAELGLERDPLLDLAMELEKVATHDEYFIKRGLYPNVDFYSGLILKALGIPENMFTVLFAVARTVGWVSQWKEMIEDPTARIVRPRQLYIGSNRRKFTPIHERG is encoded by the coding sequence ATGAATCATAATACGAATAAAAACACCGTCACGATCGAAACAAACTCTTCTTCTATGCAGGCTCCTTCTTTTCAAGGCACGATGGGTCCTGATGTTATTGATCTTCGTAGTATGCCTCAAAATTTGGGCCTCTATTCTTTTGATCCGGGCTTAATAGGGACAGCGACATGTTCAAGCAAAATAACATTCATTGATGGAGAAAAAGGCATTCTTCTTCATCGTGGGTACCCGATTGAAGAACTTGCAACACATGCAAATTTTACCGAAACAGCCTACTTGTTGCTCTATGGTGAGCTTCCTACTCTGGAGCAGTACCATGTCTTCAAAAAGGATATGAACACCCATCGTCTATTAAATGAACAAATACGTAATTTTTTTAATGGTTTCCGCCGCGATGCTCACCCTATGGCCATCTTATGCGGCACTGTCAGCGCCCTTTCTGCATTTTATCATGATGGTTTAAATATTTCTCAACCTGAAGATCGTGATCTTTCAGCCCGGCGGCTCATTGCCAAGACTGCAACGATTGCTGCATGGGCCTACAAATACTCTATTGGCGAGCCTTTCATCTATCCTGATGAAGAAATGAGTTTTTCTGAAAACTTCTTACACATGCTCTTTGCACGGCCGGGTAATCATTACAAAGTCAATCCCGTTTTAGCCCGTGCCATTGATCGTATTCTGGTTTTGCATGCAGACCATGAACAAAATGCGTCAACAACCACCGTACGGTTAGTCGGCTCTACCGGTTCCAATCCTTATGCATGTATCTCTGCTGGCATTGCTGCGTTATGGGGGCCTGCCCATGGTGGAGCGAACGAAGCGGCTCTCAACATGCTCAAATCAATTGGAACTCGCGATGGAATCCCCGCTTTTTTAGAAAAAGCAAAAGACCGGAACTCTACCGTGCGTCTCATGGGATTTGGTCATCGCGTATATAAAAATTTTGATCCTCGCGCCAAAATTTTACAAGAAACATGCCGGGAGGTTATTGCTGAACTTGGCCTTGAGAGAGACCCTCTTCTTGACCTCGCCATGGAACTGGAAAAAGTCGCCACACATGATGAATATTTCATCAAACGTGGTCTTTATCCCAATGTTGATTTTTATTCAGGCCTGATTTTAAAGGCTCTTGGCATCCCAGAAAATATGTTCACAGTTCTCTTCGCTGTTGCACGGACTGTTGGATGGGTAAGCCAATGGAAAGAAATGATTGAAGACCCAACAGCCCGAATCGTTAGGCCAAGACAGCTTTATATCGGATCTAACAGAAGAAAATTTACCCCCATTCATGAAAGAGGGTAA
- a CDS encoding chorismate mutase, whose amino-acid sequence MTSNHSTALHELENLRTSIDNIDAALIHMLAERFRCTKAVGELKAKAKLPAADPQRETRQIERLRRLARDAHLDPDFAEKFLAFVIKEVIRHHEAIAASTHVNL is encoded by the coding sequence ATGACTTCTAATCACTCGACAGCACTCCACGAACTGGAAAATTTAAGAACAAGCATTGATAATATTGATGCGGCTCTTATCCATATGTTAGCCGAACGTTTTCGCTGCACAAAAGCTGTGGGCGAACTTAAGGCAAAAGCAAAGCTTCCGGCAGCAGACCCTCAACGTGAAACACGTCAGATCGAACGCTTACGCCGCCTTGCGCGTGATGCTCATTTAGACCCAGATTTTGCTGAAAAGTTTTTAGCTTTCGTCATAAAAGAAGTCATACGCCACCATGAGGCTATCGCCGCAAGCACTCATGTAAATCTCTAA
- a CDS encoding metallophosphoesterase, whose protein sequence is MERIQTYGIRVVGDVHGDLNAFQHATATDRFIIQLGDLIDHGPNSAGVLELMLDLLEYKRGLFILGNHDRKLGRALEGRRLRKDPPLEETLSQLAQPEYASLIPNIYKAIASAPTWLRIERTFFVHGGFHTAMLSQPPLPGLGEITAPLSRALFGETTGRMQPDGYPERRLSWINRIPDGMTVYVGHDRRSTNGRPWKCLGRLGGTAIFMDLGAGKGGHLAWVDINDF, encoded by the coding sequence ATAGAGCGAATCCAAACTTACGGGATTCGCGTAGTGGGAGACGTGCATGGTGATCTCAATGCCTTCCAACATGCCACAGCAACAGATCGCTTTATCATTCAGCTTGGGGATCTCATCGACCACGGTCCTAATAGTGCTGGCGTTCTGGAACTTATGCTGGATTTGCTTGAATACAAACGAGGCTTATTCATTCTTGGCAATCATGACCGTAAATTAGGCCGCGCTCTAGAAGGACGACGTTTGCGTAAAGATCCCCCTCTTGAAGAAACACTGAGCCAGCTTGCCCAGCCAGAATACGCCTCTTTAATCCCCAATATTTATAAAGCGATTGCCTCTGCCCCCACCTGGCTTAGAATTGAGCGGACCTTCTTTGTTCATGGTGGTTTTCATACCGCTATGCTCTCTCAGCCCCCTCTTCCCGGTTTAGGTGAAATTACAGCTCCTCTATCACGCGCGTTGTTCGGAGAAACCACTGGACGGATGCAGCCTGATGGCTATCCTGAACGCCGTTTAAGCTGGATCAATCGTATTCCTGATGGCATGACGGTATATGTTGGGCATGATCGTCGCTCAACAAATGGGCGCCCGTGGAAATGCTTAGGCAGATTAGGGGGGACAGCTATTTTTATGGATTTAGGCGCTGGAAAAGGCGGACATCTTGCATGGGTGGATATTAATGACTTCTAA
- a CDS encoding AAA family ATPase, producing the protein MSSQQNATILGLTITGFKSFADEVQVNILPGLTGIIGPNGCGKSNVVEALRWAMGETSARSLRGGELDDLIFAGTGARSARNIAQVMLRLSGTKGLAPSPFQDADELEISRRIERGAGSEYRINGRVVRARDIQTLFADLSSGARSSGIVSQNRVSQLIAAKPEERRLLLEEAAGITGLHTRRHDAELKLRQTEANLSRAEDLRLQIEERLSSLNTQTSQARKYRELSELLRETENTLHHLLHAKGKLAVEKSLQDLKSAKEKLQAAEMDAEQAAIAEFEARQASPHLHENIEKLRSQLEHHKIKQETLRADLFRAQENEKGAQNHLSQIESDLLQNTQRLTQYRASYDETQQKLILFQEQIQELPEQEQQLAKEAQKLSEEQQSIVKQLDQTTQQRDTESAALKNIILTIENIQNRIDTESQNYHKTALEISELDKTLPQEDAILEIQHKSEEADLYCSHIQNTFTEHQKDLQEKLLQSELSKRTLEEETKRFENILRMEKDLQDRLKNIETQLQENHDLFYQNKKNILDDNAKNELQKNNNTLKNKLNELEREEISKSNDLSQTNTEWLEARAQAEEQIQRYQAIIRSRDTAQRVMNEAKKKVTLAQENLERDKKALIPAEELTSIRETTEKHSQHLSKTQSDIQKTEKDLLALLEGEKQTQQSVFQIENAIIRLKTEQESLQISLNAIEKQPNSLEDSLNIPPHLVRAVSAVLANGLNASLADETTPATQRWRELPNISFSAEAAFGEPLSNLIEAPPALNRRLQSAFLLADQSLAKDLQKKLSPGQILVCENGALWRWDGFIRSAHAADTGAVRLEQKNRLNDILLQITQHETDLPDLVVTLQNQSEQREKIEKDLQLYRQKSVEIEHSLNKQRAHMAQLEQRADLAQSRWEESQKRLEEALQNLQHAKSDWTSLEEDYTAFENPEKFSQKSQKLSEKVTLQRKELEATSLALKTCRKEVENHTRLLDQALLQHQSAQTRDKEISSHITHMTKERNNLQSEISRVSDNQNKPDLELLNTTTLNAQKSYADSEKQLQILSQDLLKAQENKELLHTNLRQIEQLKTQTNAHISSLLARRKELETLLQNLQKEREHHQNTLSECPDLSLLEQKISHYASKLEETRSRLKNIENQLSHTAIQKTRLAGDISAQESRIDDLKQQIHDTQSRSDELNSRQNAIKETIQQSQSQILELETHYTSFTNALAQTSAEYEEALLKNKAAHSAEQTIQERRRKADATLSAAQANIARFSERAEQAKAAYIKLQEEIPFPDSASTPLDVSEHNESSIRRQINRLTKEREDLGPVNLRAEIEFQEAKQTAETIAKEHDELTTAIQKLRQGIHTINGEGRERLLAVFTEVDRNFQSLFSRMFGGGRAHLGMVGSDDPLEAGLEIFAQPPGKKLSTLSLLSGGEQALTALSLIFATFRCNPAPICVLDEVDAPLDDANVERFCSLLSDMTKETGTHFLVVTHHQLTMAHMNRLYGVTMQERGVSRVLSVDLGQATTFVNH; encoded by the coding sequence ATGTCCTCCCAACAGAACGCAACCATTCTTGGCCTAACTATTACAGGATTTAAAAGTTTTGCTGATGAGGTTCAGGTCAATATTCTCCCTGGCCTCACAGGAATAATTGGTCCTAATGGTTGTGGAAAGTCCAACGTCGTCGAAGCACTTCGTTGGGCTATGGGAGAAACATCTGCTCGCTCCTTACGTGGTGGAGAGCTGGATGACCTTATTTTTGCAGGGACCGGGGCTCGTTCTGCTCGTAACATTGCTCAAGTCATGTTGCGACTGAGTGGAACAAAAGGACTAGCTCCCTCTCCCTTTCAAGATGCCGACGAACTGGAAATTTCACGTCGTATAGAACGAGGAGCAGGCAGCGAATATCGTATTAATGGCCGCGTTGTCCGCGCACGCGATATACAAACTCTTTTTGCAGACCTCTCATCAGGAGCTCGCAGTTCGGGGATTGTTAGCCAAAATCGTGTTAGCCAACTCATTGCAGCTAAACCCGAAGAGCGACGCCTTCTTTTAGAAGAAGCTGCTGGGATTACTGGCCTTCATACAAGACGTCATGATGCAGAATTAAAATTACGCCAAACAGAAGCCAATCTATCGCGAGCAGAAGACTTACGCCTGCAAATAGAAGAACGCTTAAGCAGCTTAAACACTCAGACTTCACAAGCACGCAAATACCGAGAACTCTCTGAACTTTTACGAGAAACTGAAAATACTCTTCACCATCTTCTCCATGCTAAAGGAAAGCTAGCAGTTGAAAAAAGCCTCCAAGATCTGAAAAGCGCAAAAGAAAAACTTCAAGCTGCTGAAATGGATGCTGAGCAAGCGGCTATTGCTGAGTTTGAAGCACGCCAAGCCTCCCCCCACCTGCACGAAAATATTGAAAAATTACGCAGCCAGCTTGAACATCATAAAATCAAGCAAGAAACACTCCGAGCCGATCTTTTTCGGGCTCAAGAAAATGAGAAAGGAGCTCAAAATCACCTTTCTCAAATTGAATCGGATCTTTTACAAAACACACAGCGCCTTACTCAATACCGCGCTTCCTATGATGAAACGCAACAAAAACTAATCTTATTTCAAGAGCAAATCCAAGAATTACCAGAACAAGAACAGCAGCTCGCAAAAGAAGCCCAGAAACTTTCTGAGGAGCAGCAATCTATTGTAAAGCAGTTGGATCAAACGACCCAGCAAAGAGACACTGAAAGTGCTGCACTAAAAAATATCATTCTCACAATAGAGAATATTCAGAATAGAATTGATACAGAAAGCCAGAATTATCATAAAACCGCATTAGAAATCAGCGAACTTGATAAAACTCTCCCACAAGAAGATGCCATATTAGAAATTCAACACAAATCAGAAGAAGCTGATCTTTACTGCTCTCATATTCAAAATACATTCACGGAACATCAGAAAGATCTGCAAGAAAAACTATTACAATCAGAACTTTCAAAACGTACTCTTGAAGAAGAGACCAAACGTTTTGAAAATATTTTACGCATGGAAAAGGACTTGCAGGATCGTTTAAAGAATATTGAGACCCAACTACAAGAAAATCATGATCTTTTTTATCAAAACAAAAAGAATATACTTGATGATAACGCAAAAAATGAACTTCAAAAAAATAATAACACTCTGAAGAATAAATTGAATGAGTTAGAGCGTGAAGAAATCTCTAAATCTAACGATTTAAGCCAAACCAATACAGAGTGGTTAGAAGCCCGCGCTCAAGCAGAAGAGCAAATACAACGCTACCAAGCGATCATCCGGTCTCGTGATACAGCCCAAAGAGTAATGAATGAGGCAAAAAAGAAAGTTACACTCGCGCAAGAAAATCTTGAGCGTGACAAAAAAGCCCTTATCCCTGCGGAAGAATTAACCTCCATTAGAGAAACAACAGAAAAACATTCCCAACATTTAAGCAAGACACAAAGCGATATCCAAAAAACAGAAAAAGATTTGCTCGCTCTTTTAGAAGGTGAAAAACAAACACAACAGTCTGTCTTTCAAATTGAAAATGCAATTATACGTCTAAAGACCGAACAAGAAAGCCTTCAGATTTCTTTGAATGCCATTGAAAAACAGCCTAACTCCCTTGAAGATAGTTTGAATATTCCTCCTCACCTTGTAAGAGCTGTTTCAGCAGTTCTTGCAAACGGCCTCAATGCCTCATTAGCTGATGAAACAACGCCAGCTACCCAACGTTGGCGGGAACTTCCAAATATTTCGTTCTCAGCAGAAGCTGCTTTTGGTGAGCCTCTTTCAAACTTAATTGAGGCACCTCCCGCATTGAACCGGCGCCTTCAATCTGCTTTTTTACTAGCAGATCAAAGCCTAGCAAAAGATTTACAAAAAAAACTTTCTCCCGGCCAAATCCTTGTGTGTGAAAATGGAGCTTTATGGCGTTGGGATGGCTTTATTCGTTCAGCCCATGCAGCAGATACAGGAGCCGTCCGGCTGGAACAAAAAAACCGTTTGAACGATATTCTTCTCCAAATCACACAACACGAAACAGATTTACCTGACCTTGTTGTTACTCTTCAGAACCAAAGTGAACAGCGAGAAAAAATAGAAAAAGACCTTCAGTTATATCGGCAGAAAAGTGTTGAAATTGAACATAGTCTCAATAAACAACGAGCCCATATGGCTCAACTGGAGCAACGTGCTGATCTTGCTCAAAGCCGATGGGAAGAAAGTCAAAAACGTTTAGAAGAGGCGTTGCAAAACCTTCAACACGCTAAATCTGATTGGACCTCGCTGGAAGAAGACTATACAGCTTTTGAAAATCCAGAAAAATTTTCTCAAAAATCTCAGAAATTATCAGAAAAAGTCACATTACAACGCAAAGAATTAGAAGCAACTTCATTGGCTCTCAAAACATGCCGAAAAGAAGTTGAAAATCATACACGTCTTTTAGATCAAGCTCTTTTACAGCACCAATCTGCTCAGACGCGTGATAAAGAAATATCATCACACATCACGCATATGACAAAAGAACGCAACAACCTCCAATCTGAAATTAGTCGAGTAAGCGACAATCAAAACAAACCAGATCTTGAACTTTTAAACACGACTACTTTAAACGCCCAAAAATCTTACGCTGATTCTGAAAAGCAATTACAAATCCTGTCTCAAGACTTATTAAAAGCTCAAGAAAATAAAGAGCTTTTACATACAAATTTACGTCAAATTGAGCAGCTCAAAACACAAACTAATGCTCATATTTCATCTTTATTAGCACGTCGGAAAGAATTAGAGACACTCCTCCAAAACTTACAAAAAGAACGAGAACACCATCAAAATACATTATCAGAATGTCCTGATTTAAGCCTTTTAGAACAAAAAATCAGTCACTATGCTTCTAAATTAGAAGAAACACGCAGCCGACTGAAAAATATAGAAAATCAACTTTCCCATACGGCCATTCAAAAAACACGCTTAGCAGGTGATATATCCGCTCAAGAAAGCCGTATTGATGATTTAAAACAACAAATTCATGATACACAAAGCAGATCAGACGAGCTTAACTCTCGTCAAAATGCCATAAAAGAAACCATACAACAGTCACAAAGTCAGATCCTCGAACTTGAAACGCATTATACGTCTTTTACAAATGCTCTTGCTCAAACAAGCGCAGAATATGAAGAGGCTCTTTTAAAAAACAAAGCGGCTCATTCGGCTGAACAAACCATTCAAGAACGGCGGCGCAAAGCTGACGCAACACTCTCCGCTGCACAAGCAAATATTGCTCGTTTTTCAGAAAGAGCCGAGCAAGCCAAAGCCGCCTATATCAAACTACAAGAAGAAATTCCTTTTCCTGATTCTGCTTCAACTCCCTTGGATGTATCCGAACACAACGAATCCTCCATCCGACGCCAAATCAATCGACTAACCAAAGAACGAGAGGACCTTGGTCCAGTCAATCTAAGAGCCGAAATTGAGTTTCAAGAAGCAAAGCAAACCGCAGAAACAATCGCCAAAGAACATGACGAGTTAACCACTGCCATCCAAAAGCTTCGACAGGGCATTCATACTATTAACGGTGAAGGCCGTGAACGACTGCTTGCTGTTTTCACAGAAGTAGACCGTAATTTTCAATCCTTATTCTCTCGTATGTTTGGTGGAGGGCGTGCTCATTTGGGGATGGTTGGCAGTGACGACCCATTAGAAGCGGGTCTAGAAATATTTGCACAGCCTCCGGGAAAAAAGCTTTCAACTCTTTCTCTTCTTTCTGGAGGAGAGCAAGCTCTTACTGCTCTCTCGCTTATTTTCGCAACATTCCGCTGTAACCCTGCCCCCATCTGCGTTCTTGATGAAGTCGATGCACCACTTGATGATGCCAATGTTGAGCGTTTTTGTTCTCTTCTATCAGACATGACCAAAGAGACAGGCACACACTTTCTCGTCGTTACTCATCATCAATTAACCATGGCTCATATGAACCGATTATATGGTGTCACAATGCAGGAACGTGGGGTTAGTCGTGTCTTGTCTGTTGACCTTGGACAGGCAACGACATTCGTTAATCACTAA
- a CDS encoding thioredoxin domain-containing protein, whose translation MNSRFSLPRRVLLKSVPAVALSAAAGARADDNSAVTSDPRMGPRIIGNPNAKVLVQEWFSLTCTHCAHFATEEFPKIKEKLIDTGKIRYQFHDFSGDRVGLTAAMVARSLPQERYVPFLEALFSSQMQWAFASGGDPMERLQQMSALAGISANQFKSIANDTGFMQSMFNQIQQDAEKYNIQGTPFFLFNSTHYGQDPETYDKFADLVAKAS comes from the coding sequence ATGAATAGTCGCTTTTCATTACCTCGCCGCGTTCTCTTAAAGTCTGTGCCTGCCGTTGCCCTCAGCGCAGCAGCAGGAGCCCGGGCTGATGATAATTCTGCAGTAACAAGCGACCCCAGAATGGGCCCTCGTATTATAGGAAACCCCAACGCCAAAGTCCTAGTGCAAGAATGGTTCTCTTTAACCTGTACACATTGCGCTCATTTCGCCACCGAAGAATTCCCGAAGATTAAGGAGAAACTCATCGATACTGGTAAGATTCGTTACCAATTCCATGATTTCTCTGGCGATCGCGTAGGACTAACAGCGGCTATGGTTGCACGCTCATTGCCACAAGAACGCTATGTTCCTTTTCTTGAAGCTTTGTTCTCCAGTCAAATGCAATGGGCTTTCGCCTCAGGCGGTGACCCGATGGAACGTTTGCAACAAATGTCTGCTCTAGCCGGCATCTCTGCAAATCAGTTTAAAAGCATCGCGAACGATACAGGCTTCATGCAAAGTATGTTCAATCAAATTCAGCAAGATGCTGAAAAATATAACATCCAAGGCACACCATTTTTCCTTTTCAACAGTACCCACTATGGCCAAGACCCAGAGACGTATGACAAATTTGCCGACCTTGTCGCTAAGGCCTCTTAA